From the genome of Saccharomyces eubayanus strain FM1318 chromosome X, whole genome shotgun sequence, one region includes:
- the TAH11 gene encoding Tah11p: MAAVSEVGVGVASEASSECCDMSGKENSRRRTPLRVPVIDLDRVSAEDQLLPVVRAVLQQHDTFLLKNYANKAALDELLGALATTDLPDTSQGFDANFTGTLPLEDDVWLEQYIFDTDPQLHFDRACKNESLRSIYARLFKLGVFFAQLCVKGVVSSAELQDCISSTHCATKLTRYFNDGDSAQNGLDPSATMLPNGDDFQYQFERDYVTLLPTGVLTVFPCAKGLRYKPSTMAATDNSWVTVDEPDCLLFHTGTLLARWSQGMHTTSPLQVDPRANVVSLTIWPPLTTPIDDEGTIASHLLEQQIKTFPKVAQQYYPREQNILKLQDAMKFVKELFSVCETILSLNALSRSTGVSPELHVLLPQMSNMXKRKIVQDDVLKLLTIWSDAYVVELXSRGELTMTLPRRDNLMTLTNKSRTLAFVEKAESWYQQLIASNNDIITDIPVFKINKRRASINNKTIMGSKAQTKNSNSNALNNSKYLSNKKENFFYKEKTPDSQANLLDRLRERERRSAALLSQRQRHYQQFLAMKMTQVFDILFSLTSGQPYTETYLGSLVVDSLQDSNNPIGSKEASEILAGLQGILPMEISVHQVDGGLKVYRWNSLDKNRFSKLLEIYKLKQQDDDV, translated from the coding sequence ATGGCTGCTGTCAGTGAAGTTGGTGTTGGTGTGGCCAGCGAAGCAAGCTCAGAGTGTTGTGATATGAGCGGTAAGGAGAatagcagaagaagaacgcCGCTGCGTGTGCCGGTTATAGACCTGGACCGGGTTTCCGCCGAAGACCAGCTGTTGCCGGTGGTGAGGGCCGTTTTGCAGCAGCACGATACGTTCCTGTTGAAGAACTATGCCAACAAGGCGGCGCTGGACGAGCTGCTGGGGGCGCTTGCGACGACTGACCTGCCCGACACGAGCCAAGGGTTCGATGCGAACTTCACAGGCACGCTGCCGCTCGAGGACGACGTCTGGCTGGAGCAGTATATCTTCGACACCGATCCGCAGTTGCACTTCGACCGGGCATGCAAGAACGAGTCGCTGCGGTCGATTTACGCCAGACTGTTCAAGCTGGGCGTGTTCTTCGCGCAATTGTGTGTGAAAGGTGTGGTCTCGAGCGCTGAGTTGCAGGACTGCATCTCCAGCACACACTGTGCCACGAAGCTCACTCGTTACTTCAAYGACGGTGACAGCGCACAGAACGGCTTGGACCCGAGTGCCACGATGCTTCCCAACGGCGACGATTTCCAGTACCAATTTGAGAGGGACTACGTCACTTTGCTGCCGACGGGTGTGTTGACCGTGTTCCCCTGTGCCAAGGGCCTCAGGTACAAGCCCTCGACGATGGCAGCCACTGACAACTCTTGGGTGACCGTCGATGAGCCCGACTGTCTGCTGTTCCACACGGGGACCCTGCTGGCGCGCTGGTCCCAGGGAATGCACACGACTTCACCGCTCCAGGTAGACCCTCGTGCGAACGTCGTGTCGTTGACCATCTGGCCTCCGCTGACGACGCCGATCGACGATGAAGGCACCATTGCCAGCCACTTGCTGGAGCAACAGATCAAAACGTTCCCGAAGGTCGCTCAGCAGTACTACCCGCGAGAACAGAATATTCTGAAACTGCAAGATGCTATGAAGTTCGTCAAGGAGCTGTTCAGCGTGTGTGAGACCATCTTGTCTTTGAATGCGCTCTCCAGGTCCACCGGGGTTTCTCCTGAGCTGCACGTTTTGCTGCCTCAGATGTCTAACATGATRAAAAGAAAAATAGTGCAAGATGACGTGTTGAAGCTGTTGACCATTTGGTCCGATGCATACGTGGTCGAGCTGARCTCAAGAGGCGAGTTGACGATGACTTTGCCCAGGAGAGACAACCTGATGACGTTGACGAATAAGTCCAGGACGTTGGCCTTCGTGGAGAAGGCAGAGTCGTGGTACCAACAATTGATAGCTTCCAATAACGACATTATTACAGATATACCCGTCTTCAAGataaataaaagaagagcaagcatcaacaacaaaaccaTTATGGGCAGCAAGGCGCAAACGAAAAATTCCAACTCCAATGCGCTTAACAACTCTAAATACCTATCGAATAAGAAGGAAAACTTCTTttataaagagaaaaccCCTGATTCGCAAGCCAACCTTTTGGACCGGCTACGTGAAAGGGAGAGACGTTCAGCTGCACTGCTTTCGCAAAGACAAAGACATTACCAGCAGTTTCTAGCGATGAAAATGACCCAGGTGTttgatattcttttctcatTGACTTCGGGACAGCCTTATACGGAAACTTACCTAGGTTCTTTGGTCGTGGACAGTTTACAAGACAGTAACAACCCTATTGGTTCGAAAGAAGCAAGCGAAATTCTGGCCGGGCTGCAGGGAATTCTACCAATGGAAATATCTGTTCATCA
- the SSC1 gene encoding Hsp70 family ATPase SSC1: MLAAKNILNRSSLSNSFRVAARLQSTKVQGSVIGIDLGTTNSAVALMEGKVPKIIENAEGSRTTPSVVAFTKEGERLVGIPAKRQAVVNPENTLFATKRLIGRRFEDVEVQRDIKQVPYKIVKHSNGDAWVEARGQTYSPAQIGGFVLNKMKETAEAYLGKTVKNAVVTVPAYFNDSQRQATKDAGQIVGLNVLRVVNEPTAAALAYGLEKSDSKVVAVFDLGGGTFDISILDIDNGVFEVKSTNGDTHLGGEDFDIYLLREIVSRFKTETGIDLENDRMAIQRIREAAEKAKIELSSTVSTEINLPFITADASGPKHINMKFSRAQFETLTAPLVKRTVDPVKKALKDAGLATSDIXEVLLVGGMSRMPKVVETVKSLFGKDPSKAVNPDEAVAIGAAVQGAVLSGEVTDVLLLDVTPLSLGIETLGGVFTRLIPRNTTIPTKKSQIFSTAAAGQTSVEIRVFQGERELVRDNKLIGNFTLAGIPPAPKGVPQIEVTFDIDADGIINVSARDKATSKDSSITVAGSSGLSENEIEQMVNDAEKFKSQDEARKQSIETANKADQLANDTENSLKEFESKVDKAEAQKVRDQITSLKELIARVQGGEEVNAEELKTKTEELQNSSMKLFEQLYKNDSGNSNNNNSSNNAESGEPKQ, translated from the coding sequence ATGCTTGCTGCTAAAAACATACTAAACAGGTCGAGCCTGTCCAACTCCTTCCGCGTCGCTGCGCGTTTGCAATCTACCAAGGTGCAAGGCTCTGTTATCGGTATCGATCTGGGTACCACCAACTCTGCCGTTGCTCTGATGGAGGGTAAGGTGCCTAAGATTATCGAGAACGCTGAAGGTTCTAGAACCACCCCATCCGTGGTGGCTTTCACCAAGGAGGGTGAGCGTTTGGTCGGTATTCCTGCCAAGCGTCAAGCCGTTGTGAACCCAGAAAACACTTTGTTCGCTACCAAGCGTTTGATTGGTCGTCGTTTCGAAGACGTCGAAGTTCAAAGAGACATTAAGCAGGTTCCATACAAGATCGTCAAGCACTCCAACGGGGATGCTTGGGTGGAGGCCAGAGGCCAAACCTACTCTCCAGCTCAGATCGGTGGGTTCGTCTTGAACAAGATGAAGGAAACTGCCGAGGCCTACTTGGGTAAGACGGTTAAGAACGCCGTTGTCACCGTCCCCGCCTACTTTAACGATTCTCAAAGACAAGCTACTAAGGACGCAGGTCAAATTGTCGGCTTAAACGTTCTGCGTGTCGTTAACGAACCTACCGCCGCTGCTTTGGCCTACGGTCTAGAAAAATCCGACTCCAAGGTTGTTGCCGTTTTCGATTTGGGTGGTGGTACTTTCGATATCTCCATTTTGGACATCGACAACGGTGTCTTCGAAGTCAAGTCCACTAACGGTGACACCCACCTAGGTGGTGAAGATTTCGACATCTACTTGTTGAGAGAAATTGTTTCCCGTTTCAAGACAGAAACCGGTATcgatttggaaaacgaCCGTATGGCCATCCAAAGAATCAGAGAAGCCGCCGAAAAGGCAAAGATTGAATTGTCTTCCACTGTGTCCACTGAAATCAACCTACCATTTATCACCGCTGACGCCTCTGGTCCAAAGCATATTAACATGAAGTTCTCCAGGGCTCAATTCGAAACTTTGACTGCCCCATTGGTTAAGAGAACTGTCGACCCAGTCAAGAAGGCCTTGAAGGATGCTGGCTTGGCCACTTCCGACATTYCCGAAGTCTTGCTAGTCGGTGGTATGTCCAGAATGCCAAAGGTCGTCGAAACCGTCAAGTCTTTGTTCGGCAAGGACCCATCCAAGGCTGTCAACCCAGACGAAGCTGTCGCCATTGGTGCTGCCGTTCAAGGTGCTGTCTTGTCCGGTGAAGTCACCGACGTTCTATTGTTGGATGTCACCCCATTATCCTTAGGTATTGAAACTTTGGGTGGTGTCTTTACCAGATTGATTCCAAGAAACACTACCATCCCAACAAAGAAATCTCAAATCTTCTCCACTGCCGCCGCCGGTCAAACTTCTGTTGAAATCAGAGTCTTCCAAGGTGAAAGAGAATTGGTTAGAGACAACAAGCTGATTGGTAACTTCACTTTGGCCGGTATCCCACCTGCTCCAAAGGGTGTTCCACAAATCGAAGTCACTTTCGACATCGACGCCGATGGTATCATCAACGTTTCTGCTAGAGACAAGGCCACAAGCAAGGATTCCTCCATCACTGTTGCCGGTTCTTCTGGTTTGTCTGAAAAcgaaattgaacaaatggTTAACGACGCAGAAAAATTCAAGTCTCAAGATGAAGCCAGAAAGCAATCCATTGAAACCGCCAACAAGGCTGACCAATTGGCCAACGACACCGAAAACTCCTTGAAGGAATTCGAAAGTAAGGTAGACAAGGCTGAAGCCCAAAAGGTTAGAGATCAAATCACCTCATTGAAGGAATTGATCGCTAGAGTACAAGGTGGTGAAGAAGTTAATGctgaagaattgaagacCAAGACCGAAGAATTGCAAAACTCTTCCATGAAATTGTTCGAACAATTGTATAAGAACGACTCAggcaacagcaacaacaacaacagcagcaacaatgCTGAATCCGGTGAACCTAAGCAATAA
- the VPS55 gene encoding Vps55p, protein MIDLKVSPLTKIISLSGFLALGFLLVILSCALFHNYYPLFDILIFLLAPIPNTLFNTGNQYHTSDFMSDSSNTGQDLAHFLTGMLVTSGVALPVVFYHCQLIGHLSCIMCMTGGLIIYSSIVIFKWFFKKDFNEDDSLFG, encoded by the coding sequence ATGATAGACTTGAAAGTCTCACCGCTAACAAAGATCATTTCTCTTTCAGGGTTCCTGGCACTGGGGTTCCTTTTGGTCATACTAAGTTGCGCATTATTCCATAATTACTACCCATTATTTGAcatcttgatctttttaCTGGCCCCCATTCCAAATACCCTTTTCAATACAGGTAATCAGTACCATACATCCGACTTCATGTCGGATTCGTCGAACACTGGCCAGGATCTAGCTCATTTTCTGACAGGGATGCTGGTGACAAGTGGTGTGGCGCTGCCTGTCGTCTTCTACCATTGCCAATTGATCGGCCATCTAAGCTGCATCATGTGCATGACCGGTGGTCTTATCATATATTCCagtattgttattttcaagtggtttttcaagaaggatttcaatgaagatgactCCCTTTTCGGTTAA